Sequence from the Caballeronia sp. SL2Y3 genome:
TCGAGCGGCGCGTGGGTGTCGATATCGAAAAGGCGCGGCATTCCTTCGACTGGCGCGAACTGCAATCGACCGTTTTGCATGCTGCGGACCAGCGCGTCGTCCAAGCCCTGCCGCAAGCCGATCAGCGCGACGCTTTTCTCGCCTGCTGGACGGCTAAAGAGGCGGTGCTGAAGGCCCATGGCGTGGGCATCGGCAGCCAGGCGCTGGCGATGCACCGCTTTTCGGTCTTGCCGCGCGATGGCGCGCGCTATGCGCTGTCCGATGAA
This genomic interval carries:
- a CDS encoding 4'-phosphopantetheinyl transferase superfamily protein, which translates into the protein MLAIPDAPDFNVAHSGAHGLIAMSFERRVGVDIEKARHSFDWRELQSTVLHAADQRVVQALPQADQRDAFLACWTAKEAVLKAHGVGIGSQALAMHRFSVLPRDGARYALSDEAAAYRAVSLAAPRGYVAALAWSAE